cattaatagCCTTCAAAAACTTACCCTTGTCCACATCTTTATTTACAGGATGTTCCTTTTCAAATCAACTTGTAAAGGTTAAGCCAACAAAACACATACACACAGAAACGGTCTAATCTTCAAGTATTATTAGGTAGGCCAAAAAATCACTTACTGGAATTGATTTGTGTGATCAACAGTTGATGTTGCAGCAGGATCCTCATATAGCATAGCATCATTGTGTGGAAGTTCCATCTTCCTCTTGTTTATTGCTGCAACAATGACCTGGAAGATATGAACTATTGGACTTCCCATGCTTTTCTTGTATCTATACCTCTTAGTACCACACAGGAATATCAAAACTGCTGTGAACATTGAAACAGAACAAATTCCATAAGCCCAACTGCGTCCCACTTCATCTTGCAAGTAAACAAGCACTGTCACTGCTAGCAAAGTCCCACTGCtgacaaacaagaaaaatctGTTGAAGAAATATGCCATTTGAGCCTTCTCTTTGTCATTTTTCTCGTCAAATTGATCGGTCCCAAATCCTGAAACACTGGATTTGAGACCTCCAGTTCCCAGAGCTATTATGTACAGAGGCAAATAAATCATTCCCATTTGAAATCCATTAGCTTGCTTGCAGTTGTGGCTGGCACTAGGATCACAAGGAGGTGGATGTAATTGTGGTAGCTTTGTTATTACTGCTAGAGTTCCAGTTCCCTAATTCATTTTAGCAAATATGGTTGAGAtaagaaaagacaaaataagATTGTCAAATGTCAAATTGACTGGAGAAAATCTATAATTACCAGTGTCTGTATTGAGGCAAAGATTGCTATTGTCTTGTATCTTCCAAGGAACGAATCTGCTAGAAAACCTCCAAGCAAGCAAAGGAGGAAACATGTTCCCATGAAATCTGTGACAATGTTGGCTGAAGTTGCACTAGGCAGATGCAATGTTCCCACCAAGTAAGTCACCAGATTGACAGCTATTCCCATTGTTGAAAGTCTTTCACATAACTCAATCCCTGTCCAAAATTTAATGAGTCTGATTCAGTCTGTAGCAAAAAATCCATCCTCTCTAatgattttatctttcattccgttatgatttatttctttatttgagttttcttGGAGAAACAAGGATATCCAAAATTCACACCAGAAAGAGAACTTTTTATGTAGCCAAGGAATGTGCACTGGTATTAAATATTCTTCCTTTTGTAGAAAATCGAGTATAATTGAAGATGGGCGAAAGGAGTTGCATTTAAATATGTGCAAAAGATCCAGCTAGAATATTTGtccttttccctttcgagaCATAATGTCATGGACAGTACTATTTGAAGTTGTCTATAGCTTTAGTACCTCGTTAGGGTCCCATCCTCTCACCTCAAGAGGTCGAAAAATATTGATCGAAACTGAGATTGAGCAGGCTCTGAATAGTGAATGTAAACGTGCTAAAGATTTATACCAATCAAAACTTCATAAAACCCAAAATCCTATCTTTCTTGATTAAgatcaacatttttttctctgattCTCTACGAAATTTGACCATCTTGGATCATCCTTCTAAAACATCTCATAAACACCATGGTCATGCCTTGAATCTGCAAATGTAGCTGTTAATAATAGTTACATTGACCATGAAACTCGTTCAAACTCTTCTCACAACTAGATTAGCTATGTATTTCAGTCCGGACAAGGGAAGAATTTGAAGTTCTGGATGATCTAAGACTACCTTTTGTCCAAACTAGATAGCTAGGTGAGATATGGGAACATGTCAAACTATTCTCTTGGACAACcttatttaaattcttgaaGCTGGTTTTGGTTTCAGTTCCCAGAAACACTTCAAGAAAGAGGTGTGTATCAGAGAGATGAGACAAAATGCAGTACCTACGATAAGAGCAGCAGGGACCCAACCACCAGTTTTAGATCGGTTTGCCGGAAACCCTTTGTAGTCCACAGCATCAGAAACTGTCAAACTTTGTTTTTCATCCTGCAGCCATTGAAAACTTTaattagaaagaagaaatatttgaaCATTATCCTATTTTGAATTCTACAATGAACTGAAAAGAACTGACCATTCTTTGGTAGAGAATGTAAGCTACGAAGTGAGCCTTATGCTGCTGCTTCAGCTATTCTCCAACTCGGTTTGTTTATTTGCATTGTTGGGATCTTTCCATTATATAGACATTCTTTGGCAAGTTAGATAACTACTAAAAGTATCTATTACAAGGCTGATACAGGTCATATTTGGTCATGATgctcatttaaaatttgtttctttcaagAATGATATTTGCCAAAAATATCAGGGGGAATGTGTAAAGAAGAGATTGATTGTAAAGGCTACACGACAGGACCATGGGaatcttaaaattcaaaaccaatAGCTTTATCATTCTCTGTTCTATCAGGTAAGATCGGGTTTAATTTGAAGATTGTGAAATCAATGACACTCAAGACTTCCTGTGAGTGCTTTTGCTACCCCACTCACTAGCCAAATCCATctgcctttcttcttctatcGTCTAACCCGAGCAAATAAGGATAAGAAACCCAGAGGCAGGTAAGAACTGCCACTCAAGTTGAAAATAAGTAAACATGATTTGGTGTATATTGAGTTTGGTAGAATAGTATTACcaccaaatatttaaatcctATAGGAAATGTGTCAAGCCCCTCTTTCACTCGGGTTTCACTATCTCTTTGATTGAAGCAATTCAGACATCCGCCATAGGGTAAACCACCGCCTCTCAGGCCCCAGACTAATTCCACCATAGAGGCCAAAGTAGTTCTAATTGATTATATAGTTTACGTTACGCCAATGTAACtcccaaaattttgaatatattcaaaatgatTCCTGAGGGGTATTATGTTAGGCCTAAGTTAGCTTGTTGTTAGGGGGTATtatgttaggttatggagtcgGCTACTTATTTATAACGTACGCAATGGttatctggtaaagctatatatggtagataatTATATACAGTAGATGGTTATAtctagtaaaactatatatagtaaactgagcCATATATATCTCCTTAAGGTAGTGCTTATGGAGTCATTCATATAAACTtctagccaatattcctctttgcattttctctctcctgttctttgtgttcatctagattgagTATGTGTTATTGTCCGATCCTTGATAGTCTTAGTAAAATCTagaaattttgtatttcttcCACATTTAAACAGGTTCTTACCCTGCTCCCACTGTTGATCTCATTCACACCACCATCTTTCCAAGCATAGTATTGGAAATGTCTTATCCTTCTCATAGTATGATAAAATTGTCATTGGACTAATCATTTTCTCATTGACATCATTTATTTACAAACTCACTTAAGAATTAGTGTTTGAAAACAAAGTTACTGTCAGTATTTTTCCACTTTTAGGTAGCAGATTCTTGGTATCTGAGAACGGGGGAAGGTTCTATGAGATGAGAACTACTGTAAGTTTATCTTTCAAGACAGGTGGAAGCATTGTTGAAGGCCATGTGAGTATCAGTTGATCATGTTATTTTAAGTCAGGCACATAATGATTGCTTTTGAATTGTTTCCAAACATTACATGTTAGTGGGATTAGGAGTCCCCTCCCAAACAAATTATTTGCTCAATTCTTttatagacaatatctgtgtATTCATTTCTCCTCTTTTGAACCATATAATTTTTCAGAACATTTGAAGTGAAGGTTAAGATATTAGGGAATTTGCTTGCTTTCTTTCTCACTTCTATTCACTCTGCTTTGAAAAAAgggttttgtaattttgttctcATAGTCGTATACAATATCTGACACACTGTTTTAGGTTCAACTCTCGTAACATTCTAATGGAGACTCTATTATGTTGTTCGTCTTGTTAGCTAGCTGGTGTTTAGAATCTTGGTTGAAAATTGAGACGTAGAAGGAGTGTGGTAGTGATTTAGAACAACATGACAGTGTTTAGGTTCTCCAATTTTTGTTTCAGGTCACTCACCGGTCCAATTTTCGTAATATTCTAACGAATACTCTATTACTCTGCTTGTCCTGTTAACTAACCAGTGCTTAGACTCTTGGATGAAAATTGAGACATAGAACGAGTGTGGTAGTGATTTAGAACACTGTGATAGTGTTGAGGATCTCCAATTTTTGTTTCAGGTCGTTGACACAGTTTTAAGTCCAATTCTCATAACACTCTAACGCAAACTCTATTACGTTGCTTGCCCTGTTAGCTAGCTGGTACTTAGAATCTTGGatgaaagattaaaattgaGACGTAGAACGAGGGTGGTAGTGATCTAGAACAGCGTGATGGTATTGAGGttcctccatttttgttttaggtcATTAACACAGTTTTAGGTCCAATTCTCGTAAAACAGATATCTACTACAAAggtaattttgaacttttttaaaaggttaaatataatattgcgACTTTCAAAAGAATAATTGACGGTATTTAATCtgagaagaaaatgacaaatgCAAAACGAAAATTAGAGCAATTATTAGATCAAAATAGGACAAttgcaaattaaatatatatcaaaagcttgcatccctttttctttatatgcACATCTGCAACCAAGTTCTGACTCGTAGGGtacaaatacaacatttgAGCTCAATGATTAGAAGCAAAGGTTTGCTTTTTAGATGCTCATATcctttaaaaatgttattaaaaacCCCCATATAATTTACATGATCTTTTAACTACTTTACAAGTTTAACAAAACTCGACATGTGACACCCATTACAAGTCTCAATATGCTTGACACCTATTACAACTGGGACGTTTATTTGGTGTCTTGACCTCAAGCTATGTAGATCTTGACACCTCGTTCTTCGTAAATTCTCAAAGTAAATGTAGATCAGTACAAttactgtgagatcctacatcaactagagaggagaacgagtggACAACGTCCtcgaaagagggtggattgtgagatctcacatcggttggagagaggaacgaaacattttttataagggtataaaaaCTTCTATCTAACAGAcgggttttaaaaactttgagggaaagttcgaaagaaaaagtgtaaagaagacaatatctgctaacggtgagcttaggctgttaGAGACACGTACTCTTTTTGAGGTCGAGAGTTTAAATGTAATTATTGTACTAAAAAGATAGAATAAGAATGAAGCAATGGGATGCATCGACAGagacacaaaaacaaaaagaaggcagaaaataatttagtaCAATGCAATATCTTAGCTTTTGAATGTGGTGAGCACTTTCTACATTACCAACAGAccagaaaaaatggaaatatcgTACAGCTTCATGCCATTACAGCAACATCCAACGTGAAATAAGTGGATAAAGTCCATAACATGACAATCAAATTAGGGCCTATCCCCTTTCGGTCTCCACTAAACTAAAAAGTTTGCCCGTCTCGCTCAGGACTAGGCGATATTAAGAGTATATTTGAACTGACTTTCtaaacgttttaaaatgtttttgagCAATTAAAAACTCGATACAAACTTACCTTGATTCAACGATTTGCACGAGTTCTACTAGGAGAGGACTTTCTTCTCGTGAAATAAACATGTTTTCCCCCTCTCTCGCTCTTGATTTTAGTtaaaaagggaaggaaaaagaaaatcaaaatttggtagGATGAACGAGTTTCcacaaacaataatttttaaaaggtgAATTATAAGTTTCATGTCAACATCATTGTATGAATTGGATAAGAACGACTTGCTTTATAAGATTGGAAATGAGAGGATTTTAAACCTTAAATGTGAATACCACGTCAGCCAAACTTTATGGAGAGATGATCCTAAAAAAGAAGGTATTGAAAACCATTTATAATGCaacattattcatttatttgaatcgaAATAAGTATCTACCGTTCTTACATGACATCTATCTGACCTTACTTCATTTACTACGACTTCCTTTTCGAGAACATATCTCGTCACCTATTATCCAGTCTCCTGCATAATTTAAGAAAGTTTGCGACTTCGTTACGACCTCTTTCCCTTCTGTCACTCTCCAATCACACCGTTCTCAGAATCATAAATTTCACCTTTTAAAGTAAGTATAATGATAAATGTATTggtaaatattataaaaatatatataaattacaaaaccATAATTATTCCATAcctatattattaaaaagaaaaacaaattaaactatttaattagtttattaggaaggtaataaattttgaaatattttaacaagttTAATAGTAATTTTGGAGGTGggtaaatgttttaaaactaaagAATCAAAACAAACTAGTACATTCGAGTTCCCGTCAAACTATGTTTATACAATCTTTATGAACGACCAGTCAAACTATTCCCGTCAAACTATGTTTATACAATCTTTATGAACGACCAGTCAAACTATGTTTATACAATCTTCATGAACGACCAAATTATATCATATCGAAGATATCTTAATAACCCAAATACCAAACAACCCACGGAATTAATATTCTTCGACATAAGTGAATGTACAAGAATTTAAAACCATAAAcggaaaaaaacaattatcaTTAAGAACCTCCCAAACATACCATATCTTCCATGGTTTAATAATTGCTAATCATTATGTAATTGAGCAGAGACATTGTAGCCTTAAGCGATCTAGGACTCCTTTTTCCATGGCATGTGAAAGGTCAATAATTGACCCTTCTTTTCACATCTATTATATTATCAATAATGGTGCAAAAATGCAAAGAGATGCTGATGAACAAGCCATGCTTCATTAATCAAATAGAGGCAAACTCACAGGGATAAACATTAGCTTAAACTGTCATTAAAATTGTACGAGTGCTTTGTCTCATTCTTAATGGCAAAAAAGAAGCTCAATATATATAGGTTAATACCAAGGCAGTTTCCCCTAATTGCACAACAACTTCAGTCAAAGCCTCCGGAGCAGCGACCATGACGATCAAAGAAGCCCATCATACCGAACGCCATATAGAACACGCTTCAAATCAACAGCTTCTCAATGGCATCCTGCATTTAAGAAGGAAATACAGTGTATTATCAAGGGGAAATAGATACTTGAGAAAGATGATACCTCACGAAAGATGAGGTAGTAATTACCTTCAGTTGCTGTATCTGAGATTTCAATTGGCTTCCCTCGTTTGTTGTTACAGAGCATGCAATTACAGGTCTAGTGACACCACATGCTCGGCCAAGAGCTTGCTTTGAAGGGACAAATACATAAGGCACATTCTGCAAGTTTGGGTATAAAACCATTATATCATAGAGCAATGAGCACAATTTTTCATCTTGGAACATAAAATTCTATGATATTGAAGTCAGGAAAAGAAATCATCCTACTATTTGGTTCTTATAAGGACTGTATATGATCAAATATCTGCAAATATAACATGACAGTAAAAGGCATTTTTCCCTCGAGATCTTTTACAAACAAAccataattgaataattatcaGCATGAGGCCGAAGATAACTGTTATGGGCGTATTAGAGTGATGTTAGCACCCCCTTACCCCTAAACAAAAAGGTTTTTCTAGGACCCTCttatctcttccttctccgaGCTTGGGTTATGGAAGAAGCCCCTCACGTAAATTGTTTTGAATGGGTTAATCAATCATTTGTCTATTGGCATGGACATAGCACACAAAACCTCGATCCTCAAAAGGAGCGAAGCAACTTTACAGAGTGGGAGAGGTGAAGGAGCGAAGTAATGAgaccgatagggagaggagtgagaGGAGTACTCTTCGTAGCTAGCTCGCAGGTCTAACTCTATCCAAAAAGAGACTCCATAACAAGGCAAAAGGATAAATTCATCTTTTACATCGTAGAATCCAGAAAGAAcgatgaaacaaaaaatagagagCTGTTAACTATTGCGTCTGTATAAACGCCAAATTCTTGCATTGTTTACACTAAGGTTTCACTAGTTAAGAAACAGTACAATAAATAGCAGGGGAGATATGGGGATACTTCAATACGTTCATTCACCCATTCGTCAAAATCTCTATACTAACAAGTAACAACAGAAAACCATGACTATCAACCGAAAGTTCAAACAACAGATAGTTTTACCTTATCTTCAGCCAACAATGGAAGATGGAGAAGAATCTCAAGCGGCTCAGTATCAGCAGCCATCACTACAAACTCCGAAATTCCTCTATTCAGCGTCTTAGTGGCTGAAAATCCATCAAAAGAAAACCATTAACCAACGGAAAACAAATAACACCATACAAAATCCTCACCGAATACTTCTTACGAAGCCAGAACGTTGATCAAACGAAACACACTAACTTTAAACAAATCACGCTACCTTCATTCGCGCCCTTCTTGAGCTGCTTGTAGTTAGCAGCCTGCTGAACAAGATCAAGAATAGTAATTGTGAGCTGCGCATCGGCCAAAGGATAGGCTTTGGGATTCACTGCTTCTCCTGTCTGCAAAAACACAACCACCATAAAAATCCATGCAAACGAATGAAACAAGGATCAACGTAAGTTCATCAAACAAAGATACAGTACCATTTTAGATCCAAGAAGAAAGGTAGGGTTTTAACACAACGACAGCAGAATTCGAGGGaaacaaaattagggtttaagaGCTACCGGTAAATTCTTGACGATATATGTATGGAAGATATAGAGAAGACTCAAGGTCACTGGGCCGAGACCCTTGGACACTGACGTCTAAATTGggcccaagcccaatataTCTAACAAGGCCGGCCCAGTTTAGATCTTGGGCTTGGACCATATAATTGTACTTTTGGATCCACTCAGCCCATTAGTGGACcatataattctaaattttaaaatactacaTTTTcacatttctaaattttaaaaatataaatgtaccaaataaaaattaaataaaaataccttttaaatttgtattttatttcaaaaatatcctttaatttttatttattttttaacaataccattaaatttcaaggaaaaaaaaacgaataataaaaattggctaaattaataaaaatacttctaaatttatattttatttcaaaaatactctttaatttttatttattttttaacaattcCACttcgtgaaaaaaaaaaccaataataCATTTACTTTcctacaatttttaaaattaaataaaaatggactaaattaataaaaataattctaaatttgtattttatttcaaaaataccttttaatttttatttattttttaacaatacCACTCaatttggaggaaaaaaaaaacaaataatgcaTTTACCTTcctacaattttaaaaattaaataaaattggctaaattaataaaaaatacgtctaaatttatattttatttcaaaaataccctttaattattttttttttttaacaataccACTAAATTtcgaggaaaaagaaacaaataatacatttaccttcctacaattttaaaaattaaataaaaattggctaaattaataaaaaatacttctaaatttgtattttatttcaaaaataccctttaacttttatttattttttaaccataccactaaatttttaatacaaatacCTTCctacgattttaaaaattaaacaaaaaattggctaaattaataaaaaaatacttctaaatttatattttatttcaaaaataccttttaattttttatttattttttaacaatacCACTAAATttcgaggaaaaaaaaaacaaataatacaaTTACCTTcctacaattttaaaaattaaataaaaattgactaaattaataaaaaatacttctaaatttgtgttttatttcaaaaatactctttaatttttatttattttttaacaataccactaaattttgaggaaaaaaaccaataatatatttaccttcctacaattttaaaaattaaataaaaattggctTAAAAgaacccattttaaaatttttttaaaaaaattaaaaatggtaaaaatataatattttaaaacccaaaaatcaactaaaaattaaattaactgTAAAATGAAGGACTAAATAAGAATTTGCTCAAATGTTAGGGACcaatagaatatattttttaaaaattttaatatttatttatttttgtgcaTGAGGTGGGCCCACTTTGGTCATCGGCGCCAATAGAAATCAAGACGCTAGCGCAAACCGGGACGACTGAACCCGCGAAATCCCGAATAGTAAAAGCTCGAGAGAAGttcttcaaaatcaagaaaaaccCAGTTTTCATTTCCATTGATCGATCGCATTAAGCCCAATTCAAGAGGGTAGCCGACATGGGTTGGATTGGAGAGACCATTGAGTCTTTCAAATCCATCAAAATCAGGAAGGTTCTATCTCAGGCCGTCAGTTTTGGTACGTAAATTCAATCTTTAACATTTTGTTTACATTTTGCTGTTCATGAAATGAGCAATCTGCTGGGAAGTATTCGTTTGATTTTTCTTGATGATTCAAATTGATGGGGTATTGAACTGTTCTTCTTTGTATGATTCAAGAACTGCGAGTTATTTTTAGACATTGGTAGTGTGAATTTTCCcatttagtttctataatTTTGGTCTAATTTGTTTCAGTGTCTCcagaatttaaatttgtgataGTTAACGAAACGATGGATGTGGAACGCATGATGAACAAATATATGCTAGTTTGACATGATTTGGAGATCAATGGTTGAAAGAAACGAACAATTTGATAAAATACAGTGTCACAATCTTTAAACTGGATAGGATTTTGACTTTTTCTGTTCTATTTTACTTTATCCAACTTACTCCTTTCTCCCAATCTCTATTTGTCCCGTCGTGTTAAATTAGCTAATGAATGTTTGATAGATACGTCCTTTCATGATTGTAACATTGCTAATGGTGAAAGTGTATAGAATCACAAACGGTGCAAGTGGTATAGAAtggtgtgagatcctacattgattggagaggggaatgaagtattctttataagggtgtggaaacctctatttagtagacgcgttttaaaatcgtgaggcgaCGGTGgtatgtaatgggccaaagcggacaatatctactagcggtgggcttgggctcttacaaaatggtatcagagtcagacaccgcgcggtgtgctagtgaggacgctggcactcaagggggtggattgtgggatcccacattgatcggagaggggaacgaaacatttcttataagggtgtggaaatctctccctaatagacgtgttttaaaactatgaagcTGATGgtaatacgtaacaggccaaagcagataatatctattagcggtgggtttgggctgttacaaaaatcatagtttaaaatttagagacgtaaatgtatttttaagcTCCAGAACTAAATAGACACAAAGCATAAAAgttaaacaaaattcaagCACTAAATTTATAGTCTTAGTTCGagttttcttcatttcatcCCTGAAAGGAACATACATATAGTCATGTAGGAATGGAGAAGAATGATTTAgctgcttttgtttttatattccAACTCCTTAGTCCTGGTATTCATCTGCAATATGtatttctcttcttcattcctttactctaagaacaatatcataatGTATCAGGTTTGATCGTTTCAATGGCATCGATGATTTGGAAAGGGTTGATGTGCTGGACTGGCAGTGAGTCGCCTGTGGTGGTTGTGCTTTCTGAAAGTATGGAACCTGGTTTTGCTAGGGTGAGCTGATCTCTAAGACAAGCAACTTCATTCTCTTAAGTAGATTGGTCCGAACTCTTAGCCatgcatttgaaattttaaaaatcaagtgatctatcaaatatatatttgaagtttATGTGTAAGTTCAGTGACTaaatttgtaacggctcaaagtggacaatatcttctagcggtaggcttgggctgttacaaatggtatcagagctagacaccgaacgGTGCGCccgtgaggacgttgggccccaaaggagggtggattgtgagattccatattggttggagaggagaatgaaccatcccttataagggtgtggaaacctctccgtaacaaacgcattttaaaactttaaggggaaacccagaaaggaaagctcaaagaagacaatatctgctagcggtggacttgggctgttacaaatggtattagagccagacactggacggtgtgcgagcaaggatgctgggcccttaagaggggtggattgtgagatcccacattagttggagaggggNGCAATATGtatttctcttcttcattcctttactctaagaacaatatcataatGTATCAGGTTTGATCGTTTCAATGGCATCGATGATTTGGAAAGGGTTGATGTGCTGGACTGGCAGTGAGTCGCCTGTGGTGGTTGTGCTTTCTGAAAGTATGGAACCTGGTTTTGCTAGGGTGAGCTGATCTCTAAGACAAGCAACTTCATTCTCTTAAGTAGATTGGTCCGAACTCTTAGCCatgcatttgaaattttaaaaatcaagtgatctatcaaatatatatttgaagtttATGTGTAAGTTCAGTGACTaaatttgtaacggctcaaagtggacaatatcttctagcggtaggcttgggctgttacaaatggtatcagagctagacaccgaacgGTGCGCccgtgaggacgttgggccccaaaggagggtggattgtgagattccatattggttggagaggagaatgaaccatcccttataagggtgtggaaacctctccgtaacaaacgcattttaaaactttaaggggaaacccagaaaggaaagctcaaagaagacaatatctgctagcggtggacttgggctgttacaaatggtattagagccagacactggacggtgtgcgagcaaggatgctgggcccttaagaggggtggattgtgagatcccacattagttggagaggggtaCAGAGCATTCCtaataagagtgtggaaacctctctctagtacacgcgttttaaaaccttgaggagaaacccaaaagggaaagctcaaagaagacaatatctgctagcagtggtcTTGGGTCGTCAGAAATCTCGAGGTTGAGTGACTAGATTTCTAATTTAACCTTATTTCTATAGTGCTTCATTTTGGTTTATATTCACCTAGCGCTGCTAGCATAGCATATCTGAGAATGCACAGTGGCCAAGCATAAATGGGGTAAGGCTTATGATAATTTTGTTATGGCTTCTTATGGGAGTTTTATCTGTTGCAGGGCGACATTCTCTTCCTCCACATGAATGAAGATCCAATTCGTGCAGGGGAGATCGTTGTGTATAAAATTGAGGTAAGTTTGCTCTCATGTTTCATGTACTAGTGTGATCATACATTTCTACACTGATTTTAGCTAGTACTTGGATACAAAAGAAACTTGAGTTCTgctatttgaattttgaaacgAAACTAAGAAACGCCCAAGTGGAAGAGATGTTTATAAGCTTCGactacaaaattcaaatggttatcaaataTGGCCTTATGTTTCATGTTTATATCTTCGGTTGTGTTTTATGAACCTCTTAACGTCTAATCGAGTCTTAAACTTCGTAGCCATCGTTCGAGTTCCTTGCCTAACATATCTTGCGTCGTATTCACATTAGTAGATCGTCTACTAatttccatttgtaacatttgCTAGGGACAGGTCATTCCAATCGTTCATCGTGTAATCAAGgtaacgtttttttttaccaaGAGTGCAAACAACTTATTTGATTATAGAATTATGAAAGTTGGTAGTGGCTTAGCAGGAAACCATTCTTGTTCTTTAAATGTTATTCTTGTCAGGTCCACGAGACCAGAGATACAGGAGAGGTTTACATACTTACAAAAGGTACTTGAAC
The nucleotide sequence above comes from Cucurbita pepo subsp. pepo cultivar mu-cu-16 chromosome LG11, ASM280686v2, whole genome shotgun sequence. Encoded proteins:
- the LOC111805972 gene encoding signal peptidase complex catalytic subunit SEC11C-like, giving the protein MGWIGETIESFKSIKIRKVLSQAVSFGLIVSMASMIWKGLMCWTGSESPVVVVLSESMEPGFARGDILFLHMNEDPIRAGEIVVYKIEGQVIPIVHRVIKVHETRDTGEVYILTKGDNNEFDDILLYAKDQLWLERQHLMGKAVGFLPYVGYATIIMTEMPIIKYITIGIMGLLVLTSKD
- the LOC111805967 gene encoding protein NRT1/ PTR FAMILY 6.2-like; the encoded protein is MDEKQSLTVSDAVDYKGFPANRSKTGGWVPAALIVGIELCERLSTMGIAVNLVTYLVGTLHLPSATSANIVTDFMGTCFLLCLLGGFLADSFLGRYKTIAIFASIQTLGTGTLAVITKLPQLHPPPCDPSASHNCKQANGFQMGMIYLPLYIIALGTGGLKSSVSGFGTDQFDEKNDKEKAQMAYFFNRFFLFVSSGTLLAVTVLVYLQDEVGRSWAYGICSVSMFTAVLIFLCGTKRYRYKKSMGSPIVHIFQVIVAAINKRKMELPHNDAMLYEDPAATSTVDHTNQFQLLDKAAIVAEGDFEKSVSSAHNPWKLCSVTRVEEVKMMTRLLPIWATTIIFWTTYAQMITFSVVQASTMERSLGAFQIPAGSLTVFFVAAILITLTFYDRLVMPLWKKWKGQPGFTNLQKIAIGLILSTLGMAAAALVEMKRLSVAKAVGRSTGTLPLSVFLLIPQFFLVGSAEAFIYTGQLDFFITQSPKGMKSLSTGLFLTTLSLGFFLSSFLVAVVKRVTGSKDGQGWLADNINYARLDCFYGLLATLSAINFVAFLVCAIWYKPQKPKQVLAMETTTNEGSAAEKC
- the LOC111805974 gene encoding NHP2-like protein 1, with the protein product MTGEAVNPKAYPLADAQLTITILDLVQQAANYKQLKKGANEATKTLNRGISEFVVMAADTEPLEILLHLPLLAEDKNVPYVFVPSKQALGRACGVTRPVIACSVTTNEGSQLKSQIQQLKDAIEKLLI